From Acinonyx jubatus isolate Ajub_Pintada_27869175 chromosome B2, VMU_Ajub_asm_v1.0, whole genome shotgun sequence, a single genomic window includes:
- the LOC106988080 gene encoding histone H2B type 1-J yields the protein MPEPAKSAPAPKKGSKKAVTKAQKKDGKKRKRSRKESYSIYVYKVLKQVHPDTGISSKAMGIMNSFVNDIFERIAGEASRLAHYNKRSTITSREIQTAVRLLLPGELAKHAVSEGTKAVTKYTSAK from the coding sequence ATGCCTGAACCAGCCAAATCCGCCCCGGCCCCGAAAAAGGGCTCCAAGAAGGCGGTGACCAAGGCGCAGAAGAAGGATGGCAAGAAGCGCAAGCGCAGCCGCAAGGAGAGCTATTCCATCTACGTGTACAAGGTGCTGAAGCAGGTGCACCCCGACACCGGCATCTCGTCCAAGGCCATGGGCATCATGAACTCGTTCGTCAACGACATCTTCGAGCGCATCGCGGGCGAGGCGTCGCGCCTGGCGCATTACAACAAGCGCTCGACCATCACGTCCCGGGAGATCCAGACGGCCGTGCGCCTGCTGCTGCCCGGGGAGCTGGCCAAGCACGCCGTGTCGGAGGGCACCAAGGCCGTCACCAAGTACACCAGCGCCAAGTGA
- the LOC106988070 gene encoding histone H2A type 1-H-like, with product MSGRGKQGGKARAKAKTRSSRAGLQFPVGRVHRLLRKGNYAERVGAGAPVYLAAVLEYLTAEILELAGNAARDNKKTRIIPRHLQLAIRNDEELNKLLGRVTIAQGGVLPNIQAVLLPKKTESHHKAKSK from the coding sequence ATGTCTGGACGCGGAAAGCAGGGCGGCAAGGCTCGCGCCAAGGCCAAGACGCGCTCGTCGCGGGCCGGGCTGCAGTTCCCGGTGGGCCGCGTGCACCGCCTGCTCCGCAAGGGCAACTACGCCGAGCGGGTGGGGGCCGGCGCGCCGGTGTACCTGGCGGCCGTGCTGGAGTACCTGACGGCCGAGATCCTGGAGCTGGCGGGCAACGCGGCCCGCGACAACAAGAAGACGCGCATCATCCCGCGCCACCTGCAGCTGGCCATCCGCAACGACGAGGAGCTCAACAAGCTGCTGGGCCGCGTGACCATCGCGCAGGGCGGCGTCCTGCCCAACATCCAGGCCGTGCTGCTGCCCAAGAAGACCGAGAGCCACCACAAGGCTAAGAGCAAGTAG